The Henckelia pumila isolate YLH828 chromosome 2, ASM3356847v2, whole genome shotgun sequence genome includes a window with the following:
- the LOC140883837 gene encoding cytochrome b5-like, which yields MNLNDSKVQKRKGVRCKNPFNLCLSLPTCGGKMAANLKTYTFDEVEKHNKLEDCWLIVHGKVYDVSPFIEEHPGGEEVILASTGKDGTSDYEDIGHSEYAKDLMTKYIIGQIDMSTVPSKRPYLPPMSAYESSTNSSFLAKILQILVPLFVLAFAYAQYSKQK from the exons ATGAACTTGAATGATTCAAAAGTCCAAAAACGAAAAGGTGTTCGGTGCAAAAATCCCTTCAACCTCTGTCTCTCTCTTC CTACGTGTGGTGGAAAAATGGCGGCGAATTTGAAAACTTACACGTTCGATGAGGTAGAGAAGCACAACAAATTAGAGGATTGCTGGCTTATCGTCCACGGCAAG GTGTATGATGTGAGCCCGTTCATAGAAGAACATCCTGGAGGCGAAGAAGTTATACTAGCATCTACTG GAAAAGATGGCACGAGTGACTATGAAGACATCGGGCACAGTGAGTACGCCAAGGATTTGATGACCAAGTATATCATCGGCCAAATAGACATGTCCACCGTGCCTTCGAAACGGCCTTATCTTCCTCCGATGTCCGCGTACGAATCAAGCACGAATTCCTCGTTTCTGGCCAAGATTTTGCAGATTTTGGTGCCTCTTTTCGTTTTGGCATTTGCATATGCGCAATATTCCAAACAGAAGTAG